One window of the Primulina eburnea isolate SZY01 chromosome 18, ASM2296580v1, whole genome shotgun sequence genome contains the following:
- the LOC140819451 gene encoding SNF1-related protein kinase regulatory subunit gamma-1-like: MAPAQESKREGNVQSCDEYFETAQSRKKLSPTLQESLTYAFAHIPVSSFPQVPGGKVIEIVADTTVLDAVKILSESNILSAPVVNPDAKNSKDWRERYLGIVDYSAIVLWVLQSAEIAAAALAASSAAAAGIGTGAAGGLGALAFGATGPLAVAGLTAAAVGAAVAGGMAADKGMGKDAPTAANKLGEDFYKVLLNEEPFKSTTVSSILKSYRWAPFVPVATDSSMLSVLLLLSKYRLRNVPVIEMGSPTVKNFITQSAVIHGLQECKGRDWFDCITSHPISTLGLPFMSSDQVVSVQSGELILEAFKKMKDKQIGGLPVVEGPNRKIIGNVSIRDIRFLLLRPELFASFRELTAKDFITTIASATDNIGKTATPITCKPDSTLGSVIDTLATMAVYRIYVVSGLDNEVIGVITLRDVISCFITEPPNFFDDYFGFAAKEILNK; the protein is encoded by the exons ATGGCTCCAGCACAAGAATCTAAGCGTGAGGGTAATGTTCAGAGCTGCGATGAGTACTTTGAAACGGCACAAAGCAGAAAGAAATTGTCTCCTACATTGCAGGAGTCTCTGACATACGCGTTTGCGCATATTCCGGTTTCGTCGTTCCCCCAAGTTCCCGGGGGCAAAG TTATCGAGATTGTAGCAGACACTACGGTTCTTGATGCTGTCAAAATACTGTCGGAATCCAACATTTTGTCGGCCCCTGTAGTGAATCCTGATGCCAAGAACAGCAAGGATTGGAGGGAAAGGTATCTGGGAATCGTGGATTACTCGGCCATCGTTCTTTGGGTGCTACAGAGTGCAGAAATTGCTGCCGCTGCCCTGGCTGCTAGCTCGGCAGCTGCTGCAGGGATTGGTACCGGTGCTGCTGGTGGTCTTGGAGCACTAGCATTTGGGGCGACGGGTCCTCTTGCCGTTGCTGGATTGACTGCAGCTGCCGTTGGTGCTGCCGTGGCGGGAGGTATGGCTGCAGATAAAGGAATGGGAAAAGATGCACCGACCGCAGCAAATAAGCTAGGAGAAGATTTTTACAAGGTTCTACTTAACGAAGAGCCTTTCAAGTCGACCACG GTGAGTTCGATCTTGAAATCCTATCGATGGGCGCCTTTTGTTCCTGTGGCAACAGACAGTTCAATGTTGAGTGTCTTGCTGTTGCTTTCAAAATATAGGCTTCGGAACGTACCTGTTATTGAAATGGGCAGCCCGACTGTCAAGAACTTCATAACTCAATCGGCTGTTATACATGGTCTCCAAGAATGCAAAGGCAGAGACTGGTTCGACTGCATCACTTCTCATCCTATATCTACTCTGGGACTTCCTTTCATGTCTTCAGATCAG GTTGTAAGTGTGCAAAGCGGTGAATTAATCCTAGAAGCATTCAAGAAAATGAAAGATAAACAGATTGGAGGTCTTCCAGTTGTTGAGGGACCGAACAGGAAAATCATTGGCAATGTTAGCATCAGAGATATTCGATTCTTGTTACTCAGACCCGAGCTGTTTGCAAGTTTCCG GGAGCTCACTGCCAAGGACTTCATCACTACTATTGCGTCTGCGACCGACAACATTGGGAAGACTGCGACACCAATAACATGCAAGCCCGATTCAACGCTTGGTTCTGTAATAGACACACTCGCAACCATGGCGGTTTATAGAATCTACGTCGTTTCAGGCCTTGACAATGAAGTTATCGGGGTAATTACGCTGAGAGATGTTATTTCGTGTTTTATCACAGAACCTCCAAACTTCTTCGATGATTACTTTGGATTTGCTGCTAAGGAAATATTGAACAAGTGA
- the LOC140819450 gene encoding probable LRR receptor-like serine/threonine-protein kinase At1g14390, whose translation MEDSWMHFRFLVSSLIFMLSFPVSNSQLAQTETGILFQIQQLLEYPPVLQQWNNWTNFCFLPQNPSLTITCSDNHVTELTIVGNSSSPSQNPRLSPSNFAVSDQTLSAKFSLDSFFTVLTKLSGLQKLSLVSLGLWGPLPPKINWFRSLVVLNISSNFIYGSIPGSVSTFQGLKTLVLRKNLLSGSVPDLSSLSVLENLDLSSNFLGPGFPSLGFNLVSISVANNSFRSEIPQDFNKMIRLQVLDASSNKLIGPIPSFLFSLPSIQYIELARNQFTGALAADTSCSANLTFVDISNNLLIGKLPSCVAPNAGNKTVIIMFNCLANTTSKYQRPSSFCRKDALAVQPPARNGRQESTLKLGIVFGIIAGVVVILVVFGFLILVILKRAQRRRPGGKNRRDSLVIEKTSVRGSPIRRHVPPPMRMTSLGLPPYQIFTLEEMEEATNNFDPSGLVVEGSQGQLYKGWLRDGSVVLVKHLKLKQKHSSQALQQHMETVISKLRHRHLVSVLGHCIVTYQDHPKTASTVFIVLESIACGSLKDHVTDWRKRDAMKWPQRTALTLGIARGIQYLHTVNIHGNDLKINNVLLDETLTAKISSYNINLPSKVGGESPPDGQVHPNQSNIENPEKEDIYQLGVILLQVIIGRSIDSQTEIDDLKFQLERSLAETPSKLRDMIDPSIRGTFAYESLKTMVQITLNCLCKDPSVRPTIEDVLWHMQYSVQVQEGCTNSGNLSGNLSGNLSTKS comes from the exons ATGGAGGATTCATGGATGCACTTCAGATTCTTAGTTTCTTCATTGATTTTCATGCTTTCGTTTCCAGTTTCAAATTCCCAACTGGCTCAAACAGAAACCGGAATCCTCTTCCAAATCCAGCAGCTTCTCGAATACCCACCAGTTCTTCAACAATGGAATAACTGGACGAACTTCTGTTTTCTTCCACAGAACCCTTCTCTTACAATTACCTGTTCGGACAATCATGTAACCGAATTAACCATAGTCGGTAACAGCAGCTCCCCTTCTCAAAATCCCCGGCTCTCCCCTTCGAACTTTGCGGTTTCTGATCAGACTCTTTCTGCTAAATTCTCGCTGGATTCGTTCTTCACCGTGTTGACTAAACTCTCTGGTTTACAGAAACTTTCACTGGTTTCTTTGGGATTATGGGGACCATTGCCTCCAAAAATCAACTGGTTTCGATCCCTTGTAGTGTTGAATATCAGCTCAAATTTCATATACGGCAGCATCCCGGGGTCGGTATCCACTTTCCAGGGCTTGAAAACTCTTGTTCTGAGAAAAAATCTGCTCAGTGGGAGTGTTCCAGATCTAAGTAGCTTGTCGGTTCTCGAAAACCTGGATTTGAGCAGCAATTTTCTTGGACCCGGATTCCCATCTCTAGGATTCAATCTCGTGTCCATTTCAGTGGCAAACAACTCCTTCAGATCTGAAATCCCTCAAGATTTCAACAAAATGATCAGACTCCAAGTGCTGGACGCTTCATCAAACAAACTCATCGGGCCAATCCCTTCTTTCCTGTTCTCCCTGCCATCCATCCAGTACATCGAACTCGCAAGAAATCAGTTCACCGGAGCACTCGCGGCGGATACTTCCTGCAGCGCGAACCTAACTTTCGTGGACATCTCGAACAACCTTTTGATCGGGAAGCTGCCCTCTTGCGTCGCGCCAAATGCAGGAAACAAGACGGTGATCATCATGTTCAATTGTCTGGCGAACACAACATCGAAATACCAACGCCCTTCCTCTTTCTGCCGGAAAGATGCATTGGCAGTTCAGCCGCCGGCGAGAAACGGGAGGCAGGAATCGACTCTGAAACTCGGGATTGTGTTTGGGATCATCGCGGGAGTTGTAGTGATCTTGGTGGTATTTGGGTTCTTGATTCTTGTGATCTTGAAAAGAGCACAGAGAAGAAGACCGGGCGGCAAGAACAGACGCGACAGCTTGGTGATCGAGAAAACTTCAGTTCGCGGGTCTCCCATCAGAA GGCATGTGCCACCACCAATGCGGATGACATCACTAGGACTCCCACCTTATCAGATCTTCACACTGGAGGAAATGGAAGAGGCAACAAACAACTTTGATCCATCTGGTTTGGTAGTAGAAGGATCACAAGGCCAG CTCTACAAAGGGTGGCTTAGGGATGGATCAGTAGTCCTAGTGAAGCACCTAAAACTGAAACAGAAGCATTCATCACAAGCTCTGCAGCAGCACATGGAGACGGTTATATCGAAGCTAAGGCATCGTCATCTGGTGAGTGTTCTGGGGCACTGTATCGTAACGTACCAGGACCATCCCAAAACAGCTAGCACAGTGTTTATTGTGCTGGAGAGTATTGCATGTGGCTCATTAAAGGATCATGTTACAG ATTGGAGGAAAAGGGATGCCATGAAATGGCCACAGAGAACGGCTCTCACACTGGGGATTGCGAGAGGGATACAGTACTTGCACACCGTAAACATCCATGGAAACGACCTGAAAATCAACAATGTCTTGTTGGATGAGACCTTAACCGCGAAAATAAGCAGCTATAACATAAACTTACCTTCTAAG GTTGGTGGAGAAAGCCCTCCAGATGGACAAGTTCACCCAAATCAATCAAACAT TGAAAATCCAGAAAAAGAAGACATTTATCAGCTAGGAGTGATCCTACTTCAAGTTATCATTGGCAGATCTATAGATTCTCAAACTGAAATAGATGACCTGAAATTTCAG CTCGAGAGGAGCTTAGCCGAAACACCGTCAAAACTACGCGATATGATCGACCCCTCCATACGTGGAACGTTTGCATACGAGTCCCTGAAAACAATGGTGCAGATCACCTTAAACTGCCTGTGTAAAGATCCAAGCGTGCGCCCAACCATAGAGGATGTGCTTTGGCATATGCAGTACTCGGTTCAAGTTCAAGAAGGGTGTACAAATAGTGGAAATCTCAGCGGAAACCTTAGTGGAAACCTTAGCACAAAGTCGTAA